The genomic DNA TATATGTCTTAATAATATAAGATATATGAGCTTTTAGTTTATATATAAAAAAGAAAGCGAGGGGTGTTACATGAAACATTTATATGAAGAAGTTGCATACTTAAAAGGCCTAGCAGAAGGACTAGAAATAAGTGCTGAAAGTAAAGAAGGGAAAATGATACATAAAATAGTTGATGCATTAGAAGTATTTGCAGATGCTATTGTAACATTGGATGAAGAACAAGAAGAACTTCAAGATTTTGTTGAATCTATAGATGAAGATTTAGCAGATTTAGAAGAAGATATTGCTGACATGGAAGAAGATCTTTATGAAGAAGATGACGATGAGGATGATGAGGACTTCAGCTATATAGAAATGGAATGCCCAAATTGTGGAGAGTTAGTAGAAATAGACGAAGATTTGTTATATGATGATGAAGTAGATGTTGTTTGTCCTGATTGTAAGGCTGTGATATTATCATCAGAAGATGATTGTGATGATGATTGTACATGTGGTGGTTGTTCAAGTTATGATGATAGAGAGTAAAAATTCATAAGAATTAAAACTGCCTATGATGCCTATGAGATATTTTGCTTCATAGGTAGTTTTATTTTTATGAGGAAGGGTATTATGTATTTTGGTTTTGCAATACTTGGACAAAAATAGTACACTAGAATTTATAGAATAGGATTTTGGAGGGATGTAAATATGAAAATAAGTAAAAAATTACTAGATAATATACAAAGATTTGAAAATGTTATAAATTATAAATTTAAAAATAAAGAATATATACTAGAAGCTCTTACTCATAGTTCATATTCTAATGAAAATAAAAAATATAATTTTAACGAAAGATTGGAATTTTTAGGGGATTCGGTTTTAGGCATAGTGATAAGTGATTATTTATTTAATGAAGAAGCTAATCTGCCCGAAGGGGAACTAACTAAACTTAGAGCAAATATAGTCTGTGAAGATTCATTAAGTGAAGTAGCTAATGATATAAATTTAGGTATTCACATGTTATTAGGTAGAGGAGAAGAAGCAACAGGAGGAAGACATAGGACTTCAATATTAGCAGACGCATTTGAAGCTGTAATAGCTGCTATATATCTTGATGGAGGTTTTGAAAGTGCAAGACAGTTTATACTTCATCATATGGAAAATATAATTTATGATTCAAGAAAAGGAAATATATTTAGAGACTACAAAACGCATCTTCAAGAGGTGTTACAAGGGAATGGAGAAAATAATATCTGGTACAGGCTTATAGAAGAAAAAGGACCAGACCATAATAAAAGATTTGTAATGGAAGTTGGAATTAATGACGATGTACTTGGTATAGGAGAAGGCAAGAGTAAAAAAGAAGCTGAACAGTTAGCTGCTAAAATAGCTTTAAAGAAAAAATTATGGGAAAAATAAATATAATATGTAAAAATATAAAAAGAAATATTTATATTAGAAGGATGTTGTAGATGAAAAAGAGAATTATACCTATATTTGTTCCTCACAAAGGATGTCCTCATGATTGCATATTTTGTAATCAAAAAAAAATAACAGGTGTGAGTACTGATGTTACTAGTGAAGATGCAAGAAATATAATTGAGGAATGTTTAGAGACTATAGATAAAGATGCAGATGTAGAAATAGCATTTTTTGGTGGTAGCTTTACTGCTATAGATATTGATATACAAAAAAGTTTATTATCAGTTGCTAAAGAATATGTAGAAAAAGGTCTTGTAAAAGATATTAGAATGTCTACAAGACCAGATTGTATTGATGAAGATATATTAAGTATGTTAAAAGAATATAAGACAAGTATAATTGAACTAGGAGTACAATCCTTAGATGAAAAAGTATTATTAGATAGTATAAGAGGTCATCAATCTGAAATTGTATACAAGAGTTCAAAGATGATAAAAAATAGTGGAATCAAACTTGGATTACAGATGATGATTGGTCTTCCAGCTGACACAGAAGAAAAGTGTATATTTACAGCAAAAAAATTTGTAGAGCTAAAACCAGATTGTGTTAGAGTCTATCCAACTTTGGTAGTAAAAGATACAGGTCTTGAAAAGTTAATGGAACAAAATAAATATAATCCATTTACTCTTGAAGAGAGTGTAAATATAGTAAAAAAAGTTCTTGTACTGTTTTATGTTAATAATATCAATGTAATAAGAGTTGGGCTTCAAGCTACTGATGATATACAAATTGGAAAAGCTGTTTTAGCAGGACCATATCATCCTGCATTTAGAGAGTTGGTAGAAGCAGATATGATAAAAGATTATTTAGAATTTGTTATTTTTCAAAATAAAAATATAAAGCAAATGTTGGTCAAATCTAATAAAAAGAATATTTCTAAAATCATAGGAAATAAAAAAACAAATGTTAAATATATGGAAGAAAAATTTGGTGTGCTTTTAAAAACACAAGAATCAGATTTAGATATAAATCAATTAGAAATTGTGTTAGATGGGAAAAGTTTAATTAGTGCTAATATGAGAGACATTCATAGAAAATTGTATGACATTTATGACCTTTAGTTTTAATAATGAAGGGAGAGAAAAGATTTGTATTTAAAAAGACTAGAGTTAAAGGGATTTAAATCCTTTCCAGTAAAAACAGATATTATTTTTAAAGAAGGAATAACAGCCATAGTAGGACCAAATGGGAGTGGAAAAAGTAATATATCTGATGCTGTAAGATGGGTATTAGGAGAACAGAGTATTAAGAGTCTTAGAGGGGATAAACTCGAAGATGTAATATTTGCAGGTACAGATACAAAAAAACCTATGAATTATTGTGAAGTGGCTCTTACTATTGATAATTCTGAAAATCAATTGGAATTAGATTTTACAGAAGTAACTATAAGAAGAAGGGCTTATAGAAATGGTGAAAGTGAATTTTTTCTAAATAATAAAAGTTGTAGATTAAAAGATATAAAAGAAGTCTTTTTAGATACTGGTATTGGAAAAGATGGTTATTCAATCATAGAACAAGGAAAAGTAGATGAAATATTAAGTAATAATCCTTTAAGCAGAAGAAAAGTTTTTGATGAAGCTTGTGGCATATCAAAATATAGATATAAAAAACAGGAAGCAGAAAGGAATTTAAGTAATACAAAGGAAAATTTAGAAAGAATAGATGATGTATATATAGAAATTGAAAATCAATTAAAGCCTCTTTTTAATCAACAGACAAAGGCAAAAAAGTACTTGGAAATAAGTGAAAAATTAAAGACACTTGAAGTAAATAGCTTTATAAGAGAAATTGAAGGAATAGAAAAAGAATTAAGTGAGGTTAATGAACATCGTAATGTTATTGAAAAGGAGCTCAATGAAAAAGAAGAACAAAAAAATGTTGTAGAGAAAAAGCAAGAAGATATTAATAAAGAGGTAGAGGTATTACAAGATGTAATTGAAAAATCTGTAGATTATATAAATTCAATTAAAGGAGTTATATCAAAAAAAGAATCCCAAATAAATTTAATTAAGGAAAGAATAAGAAATTTTACGAATGAAATTAGTAGAAAAAATTTAGAAATAAAGGATATAAAAGAGAAGCTAAATGAAAATAAGCAATACATAAAAGAATTAGAAAGCAATAAATTATCAGGTAGTGAAGAACTATCTACCTTGCAGGAAAATATAAAAGTATTGGAAGGAAGTAAAGATAAACAAAAAATTAAGTTAGAATCCCTAAATAATGAGATAGAATTATTGAAAGAAAGTATAATTGATATATTAAATAAGAAACAAGAGTTTAGTAATAAGCTGTCTACTTTAAACGCAAATAAAGAAAATATGAATATCAGAGATGAAAATATAAATTCAGAGATAACAGAGTTAAACAAAAATATTGAAATAAAATCATCTGAATTAGATACTATAAATAAAGAATTTAATATGCAAAATGAAAATTTAAAGAATGTAAATAATAGACATAAAGAATTATCAATTAATTTGCAGGATTCAATTAGTGAACACAATAAACTAGAAGATGAAATACAGAAAAGTAAATATAATTTAAATGGATATAATTCAAAGTTAAATGTCTATATAGATATGGAAAATCATTATGAAGGATTTAATAGAGGAGTAAAAGAAGTACTAAAAAATAAAAATTTAAAAGGAGTTCATGGAGCATTAGGACAGATTATAAATGTACCTGAAAAGTATGAGAAATCTATAGAAGCAGCTCTTGGTGCTTATATGCAAAATATAATAACTGATAATGAGTTTAGTGCTAAGTCTGCAATAAACTATCTAAAACAGAATAATTTAGGTAGAGTAACATTTCTTCCATTAAATATAATTAAATCAAATAAAATAAGTCTAGGAAATTTAAAAGCAAATACTAAGTTCATAGGAATAGCAAGTGATTTAATTACATTTGATGAAAAGTATAGAAATATAATTGAAAATATACTTGGAAGAACAATACTTATAAATAATATAGATGAGGGCATAAAATTTGCAAAAGAAACTGGTCATAGGTTTAAAATAGTAACTTTAGATGGTGAAATCTTAAATCCAGGAGGTTCTTTGACTGGGGGAAGTCTAAAAACTAATGGGAATATACTATCGAGAAAAAGATACATTAATGAATATACAGAAAAGATAAGTAATATCAAGAATGAAATTTCACATCTAGAATTAAAAAGAGAATCTTTAGACAAAGATGTGAAAAATATCAAAAATGAAATTGATTCACATGAAAGTAAAATAAAAGATTTAGAAAAAAGTATAATAATAAAAAGTACAAGTATAAAGAATGTTGAGTCTGAAATTGAATCGTTAAAAGGTAGTATTACTAAATTAGAAAATGAGAAGAATGATTTAAATTCTAACCTAAATTATACACTTGAAAAAAGTGATGATGTTAGAAAAGATATGGAAGAGTTAGATGATTTATACAATAAAAATAAAGAAAAAATTGATGCATTGAATGAGGAAATAAAAAGATACAATGATTTATATGATAAAGAAAAATCTGAATTTGATGAATTGAACTTAAGTTTAGTGAAGAAAACAGAAGTTTACAATAGTATAGTTAGAGATATAAAAAGAATATCTGGTGAAAATTGTGAGCTAGAAGAAAAAAATAAACAATTAGAAGAGTCATTAAATTATGAAGAACATGAAATAATTAAATTACAAGATTCTATACTCACTGAAGAAAAAGAAAAAGAAAATTTAACAAAACAACTAGGGGATAGTAATAGAAATCTTGAAACTAGAAAAATAGCAAAAGATGATTTAAAAAATAGTTTTGATGAAATTAATAAAGAATTAAAAACTATAGATAGACAGCATATAGAACTTAAAGAAAGTTTATTTAAAGTTGGTGGAAGATTAGAAAGATTAAAAACTAGTCAAGACACATATATAAATAAGTTGTTTGAGCAATATGATATGACCTTAGTACAAGCATTGGAAATTAAAGATGAAGATTTGGATATAGATAGAAAATTCTTAGAAAGTCTAAAGAGAGAAATAAGAAGTCTTGGAAATATAAATATAGACTCTATAAAGGAATATGAGGAAATAAAAGAAAGATACGATTTTTATAGCGAACAAAAGCAAGATTTAGAAGAGTCTATGGAAGAGATAGAAAAACTTATACATACTTTAGAAGAAAATATGAAATCTGAATTTGAAATTAAGTTTGAAGAAATAAGTAAAAATTTTAAATATGTATATAAGAGATTATTTGGTGGAGGTTGTGGAGAATTAACTATTTTAGATAAAGAAAATTTATTAGAAAGTGATATACTAATAACAGCTCAACCCCCAGGTAAAAAAATGAAAAATTTAAACCTATTATCTGGTGGAGAGAAAGCTTTAACGGCAATAAGTATATTATTTGCTATATTGATTACAAAGCCAACACCATTTTGTATATTAGATGAGATTGAAGCGCCACTTGATGACGCAAATATATTTAGATTTGGAGAATTTTTGAAGGATTTATCTAAAGAGACTCAATTTATATCAGTAACTCATAGGAGAGGAACTATGGAAGCTGCTGATTATATCTACGGAGTTACAATGCAAGAAAAAGCCATTTCAAAAGTTATTAGTTTAAAATTAAAAGAAGCTCAGGAAATAACAGATATTATATAACTTAGATTGACATAGGAGGAATAACAGTGTTAAAAAAATTATTTGGTTTTGGAAAAGACAAGGAAAAGGAAATAGAAAAAAAAGATGCTGAAGAAGAAATAGAAGTTGAAGACAGTGTTGATAATTTAGAAAACTTGGAAGAAACTATTTTTTCAGGATTTGAAGAAGAAGTGATAGATAAAGTGGAAGATGTTGAAGAAAAAAATGAGGAAAGTGTCAATAATGAAGGCACTGAAGAAATCGAAAACTTTGAAAAAATAGAAGTTGAGATGGATAGTAATGGAAAAGAGGTAGAAAATATTTCAAATAATGATTCTCAAGAAGAGATAGTCGAAGAATTAGAAAATTATGATGAAATTGAGTCTAAAGAGATAGAAGATAAAGAAGATAAGAAAGTTAACTTGTTTGAAAGACTAAAACAAGGATTGACAAAAGCAAAGCAAGGAATAACTGATAGAATAGATGAAGTTTTAAAATCATATACAAAGATAGATGAAGAATTACTTGAAGATTTAGAGGAAATTTTAATAACAGCAGATGTTGGTGTAAATACAACTATGGATATAATTGAAAGACTAAGAGATAAAATAAAGCAAAAAGGTATTACTGAACCAATAAAGGTAAGAGAAGAACTTAAATCTATAGTTGAAGATATTCTTACAAATGAAAACTCTACACTAGATATAGAACCAGCACCATGTATAATATTAATGGTGGGTGTAAATGGGGTCGGTAAGACTACTACAATAGGTAAACTAGCAAATAGATACAAAAAAGATGGTAAAAAAGTTTTATTAGCAGCAGCAGATACATTTAGAGCAGCAGCAACAGAGCAATTAGAAATTTGGGCAAATAGAACCAATGTAGACATAATAAAACATCAAGAGGGAGCAGACCCTGGAGCTGTAGTATTTGATGCTATAAAAGCTGCAAAAGCTAGAAAAACAGATGTATTAATATGTGATACAGCAGGAAGATTACACAATAAGGCTAATCTTATGAATGAACTTGGAAAAGTATTTAAAATAGTAGATAGAGAATTTCCAGAAGCAAAACGTGAAGTACTTCTTGTGGTGGATGCTACAACAGGTCAAAATGCAGTTGTTCAAGCAAAGACATTTAAAGAAGTTGCAGATATAACAGGTATAGTACTTACAAAACTTGATGGAACTGCAAAAGGTGGAGTAGTCCTTGCAGTAAAATCAGAAGTAGATGTACCTGTAAAACTTATTGGAGTTGGAGAAAGTGTAGAAGACCTACAAGATTTCAATGCAAAATCATTTTCAGATGCATTATTTGGTAACTAATGTTCTTTTAAAAATAATGGTTGACAAGAGTGTTGTTATGATATAAAATACAATAGTGTAAAGTAAATAACCTTTACAGTATACTGCTAGGAAGTGTAAGATATGAATATAGAAAAAATGGTCGAAATTGGATTGTTATTTGAACAGTATAAAGAATTATTAACTGACAAGCAGAAAGAAATAGTTGCTCTATACTATGAAGAAGATTATTCTTTAGGTGAAATTAGTGAAAATCTGAATGTATCAAGACAAGGTGTTTATGATACCTTAAAGCGTTCAGAAAAAATACTAAGAGATTATGAAGAAAAGTTACACTTAGTATCAAAGATTCAAGAGCAGGAAAAAAATATTAAGATTATAAAAGATAAAATTATTGACATTAAAGAAGATTTATTGCACAATAAAGATTGTGCTAATTTAATCCCTAAGCTAGAAAATATAGAAGATGTATGTAGGGAGATGATAAAATGATATTTGAAGGATTGTCTGATAAACTACAAGGGGCATTTAGTAAGTTAAAATCTAAAGGAAAACTTACAGAAGTAGATGTAAAAAATGCTATGAGAGAAGTTAAACTTGCTCTTCTTGAGGCAGATGTTAACTTTAAAGTAGTTAAAGATTTCATAAAAAAAGTTCAAGAGAGATGTGTTGGGCAAGAAGTTATGCAAAGCTTAACTCCAGCTCAGCATGTAATCAAAATTGTAAATGAAGAGCTTACAAGTTTAATGGGAGATGTACAAAGTAAAGTAATGATTTCCTCAAAGCCTCCTACAATTTTAATGATGGTTGGATTGCAAGGTGCAGGTAAGACTACTACAGCAGGAAAACTTGGAGGATATTTTAAAAAGCAAGGTAAAAAACCTCTATTAGTAGCTTGTGATATTTATAGACCGGCAGCTATAAAGCAACTTCAAGTTGTTGGAGAAAAATTGGATATACCTGTATTCAATATGGGAGATAAAGAAAATCCAGTAAATATTGCGAAAGCAGGTTTAAGTCATGCGATTAAAAATGCTAATGATTTAGTTATTATAGATACAGCTGGTAGACTTCATATAGATGAAGTACTTATGGATGAGTTAAAGTCTATTAAATCAGAAGTTAAGCCACATGAGATACTTTTGGTTGTAGATTCTATGACAGGTCAAGATGCTGTAAATGTTGCAGAAAGCTTCAATGAGGCACTTGGTGTTGATGGAGTAGTATTAACTAAATTGGATGGAGATACTAGAGGTGGTGCTGCACTTTCAATAAGAGCAGTTACACAAAAGCCTATAAAATTTATGGGGATGGGAGAAAAGCTAGATGATATAGAACCTTTCCACCCAGATAGAATGGCATCAAGAATATTAGGTATGGGAGATGTCTTAAGTTTAATAGAAAAAGCACAAGAAAATATAGACTTAGAGAAAGCTAAAGAATTAGAGCAAAAAATTAAAAAACAAGAGCTTGATTTTGAAGATTTCTTACAACAAATGGAACAAATACAAAATATGGGACCTCTTGACAAGATACTTGGTATGATACCTGGTATGGGAAATGTAAAAGACCAACTTGGAGATGTAGATTTGAATGGCAAAGAAATGAAGAGAACAAAAGCCATAATTCAGTCAATGACTACATATGAGAGAAGAAACCCAGGAGTATTAAATGCTTCAAGAAAGAAAAGAATAGCTAAAGGCAGTGGAACTAGTGTACAAGATGTAAATAGACTTATAAAACAACTTAATGAAATGAAAAAAATGATGAAGATGTTTGCTGGTTCACAAAAGAGTATGAAGAAAAGGGGCGGCTTAGGCGGTTTACCTTTTTTTAAATAAAATATAAAAAAGTAAAAATTATTCGGAGGTGACTGTAATGGCAGTTAAAATAAGATTAAAAAGAATGGGAGCTAACAAAAAACCTTTCTACAGAATAGTAGTAGCTGATTCAAGAGCTCCAAGAGATGGAAAATTTATAGAAGAAATAGGATACTATAATCCAATTTCTGAACCTAAACAAGTAAGAATAAATGATGAAAAAGCTATAAAATGGTTAGCTACTGGTGCTCAGCCAACAGAAGTAGTTAAAAAATTACTTGTAAAAAACGGAGTAATAGAAAAATTCGAAGCTTCTAAACAAGCAAAATAATTTTTTCTTGGCAATTAGTTTAAGTAAGGGCTCATTGCTAAGGTTACTTTAGGAGATGAAATATATGAAAGAGCTAGTTGTAGATATAGCTAAGGCTCTAGTTGATAATCCTGACTCAGTTGTTGTTGAGGAATTTGAAGATAATGATGGTATCGTCTTAAAGCTTACAGTTGCTCAAGAGGATATGGGTAAGGTTATTGGGAAGCAGGGAAGAATAGCTAAAGCTATAAGAACTGTCGTAAGATCTGTTGCAAATAGAGAAAATATAAAAGTTTCTCTTGAGATAGTATAAAATAGGAGGATTAGGTATAATGCCTAGTCCTTTTTATATAAATGCGTAGTTTAAGATTTTATGATGATATGACCACATAAGATTAAATTTTTTAAGAAGGTGATAACATGAAAGAAAAATTAACTCATTTTAAGGTAGGTCAAATAGTAAATACACAAGGTTTAAAAGGTGAAGTAAGAGTTTATCCGCTTACTGATGATATAGAGAGGTTTGATGAATTAAAAGATTTCTATCTGGGAAAAGATTTAAATAATAAATTGGCTGTTGAAAAAGTAAGATACAAAGGTTCTATGGTTATAATGAAGATAAAAGGCATAGACAGCATAGAGAAAGCAGAAAAACTAAAAAATAAATTTATGTATGTAGCTAGAGAAGATAGCAGAGAGCTTGAAGAAGGCGAATTTTTTATAGCAGATATGATTGGAATGGAAGTTTTAACTGTAGATGGAAAATATGTAGGGATACTAGAAGATGTTCTTCAATACTCAGCAAATGATGTCTATGTAGTAAAAGGTGAGGAAGATAAAGAATTTATGATACCAGCTATAAAAAAATTTGTACCTACAATAGATATTGATGAAAGAAAAATGATTATAGACCCTATTAAGGGAATGATAGATTAGGTGGTAATATGAGATTTCATATAATGACACTTTTTCCAGAAATATTTAATTCGTACATGGATGAAAGTATAATGAAGAGAGCAGTTGAAAAAGGTATAATTGAGGTTCATATATATAATATAAGAGATTTTTCTAATAATAAACATAAAAAAGTAGATGATTATCCATTTGGAGGAGGAGCGGGGATGGTAATGACTCCTCAACCTATATATGACACATATAAGCATATAATAACAACTCATAATATAAATAACCCAAGTGTAATTTATCTTACTCCAAAAGGTAAGGTATACAATCAATCTATGGCAAAGCAGATGTCTTTAAAAGAAGATATAATACTACTATGTGGTCATTATGAAGGAATAGATGAGAGAATCATTGATTTAATAGTTACTGATGAAATTTCAATTGGAGATTATGTATTAACTGGGGGAGAGCTCCCAGCACTTATAATGATAGATTCTATATCGAGATTAATACCAGGTGTATTAAACCAAGAAGAATCATTTGAAGAAGAATCATTTAAAGATAACTTATTGGAATATCCTCATTACACTAGACCTAGAGATTTTGAAGGATTAAAAGTACCAGAAGTGCTTTTATCAGGGAATCATAAGAAGATAGATGAGTGGAGAAGAGAAGAATCTATAAGGATAACCAAAGAAAGACGATTTGATTTATATAAAAAATCTAATGAAAAATAAAAATCTAATGAAAAATTAATATATATGTATACAATAAAGTACCTATAAATGGAATTAAAAACATAAAAGTGCTTGTAATAACTATTGAAGTATAGTATAATATAAAATGTTGAAAATACGGGCGTTCCTCTGTTTACACTGGTCGGGTAGTTAAGAACGTCTATGATATCTAGGAGGAAGAAAGATGAATGAAATGCTAAGAGCAATTGAGCAAGAACAATTAAAAAATGAAGTTCCTAATTTTGGACCTGGGGACACAGTTAAAGTACACGTTAGAATTATAGAAGGAAAAAGAGAAAGAATACAAGTATTCGAAGGTGTAGTATTAAAGAGACAAGGTGGAGGAGCAAGAGAAACTTTCACAGTTAGAAAAATGTCTTTCAATGTTGGTGTAGAAAGAACTTTCCCAGTTCACTCTCCAAAAATAGAAAAAATAGAAGTTACTAGAAAAGGTAAAGTAAGAAGAGCTAAACTAAACTACTTAAGAGGTAGAGTAGGTAAAGCTGCTAAGATAAAAGAAGCTAGAAATAAATAATTAAAAACTTTACTTATAAATGGGGGGCTGATTTATCAGTCCTCTTTCTATTTTAATGAAAATTACATCAAAA from Clostridioides difficile ATCC 9689 = DSM 1296 includes the following:
- the rnc gene encoding ribonuclease III; the protein is MKISKKLLDNIQRFENVINYKFKNKEYILEALTHSSYSNENKKYNFNERLEFLGDSVLGIVISDYLFNEEANLPEGELTKLRANIVCEDSLSEVANDINLGIHMLLGRGEEATGGRHRTSILADAFEAVIAAIYLDGGFESARQFILHHMENIIYDSRKGNIFRDYKTHLQEVLQGNGENNIWYRLIEEKGPDHNKRFVMEVGINDDVLGIGEGKSKKEAEQLAAKIALKKKLWEK
- the rpsP gene encoding 30S ribosomal protein S16; this translates as MAVKIRLKRMGANKKPFYRIVVADSRAPRDGKFIEEIGYYNPISEPKQVRINDEKAIKWLATGAQPTEVVKKLLVKNGVIEKFEASKQAK
- the smc gene encoding chromosome segregation protein SMC; amino-acid sequence: MYLKRLELKGFKSFPVKTDIIFKEGITAIVGPNGSGKSNISDAVRWVLGEQSIKSLRGDKLEDVIFAGTDTKKPMNYCEVALTIDNSENQLELDFTEVTIRRRAYRNGESEFFLNNKSCRLKDIKEVFLDTGIGKDGYSIIEQGKVDEILSNNPLSRRKVFDEACGISKYRYKKQEAERNLSNTKENLERIDDVYIEIENQLKPLFNQQTKAKKYLEISEKLKTLEVNSFIREIEGIEKELSEVNEHRNVIEKELNEKEEQKNVVEKKQEDINKEVEVLQDVIEKSVDYINSIKGVISKKESQINLIKERIRNFTNEISRKNLEIKDIKEKLNENKQYIKELESNKLSGSEELSTLQENIKVLEGSKDKQKIKLESLNNEIELLKESIIDILNKKQEFSNKLSTLNANKENMNIRDENINSEITELNKNIEIKSSELDTINKEFNMQNENLKNVNNRHKELSINLQDSISEHNKLEDEIQKSKYNLNGYNSKLNVYIDMENHYEGFNRGVKEVLKNKNLKGVHGALGQIINVPEKYEKSIEAALGAYMQNIITDNEFSAKSAINYLKQNNLGRVTFLPLNIIKSNKISLGNLKANTKFIGIASDLITFDEKYRNIIENILGRTILINNIDEGIKFAKETGHRFKIVTLDGEILNPGGSLTGGSLKTNGNILSRKRYINEYTEKISNIKNEISHLELKRESLDKDVKNIKNEIDSHESKIKDLEKSIIIKSTSIKNVESEIESLKGSITKLENEKNDLNSNLNYTLEKSDDVRKDMEELDDLYNKNKEKIDALNEEIKRYNDLYDKEKSEFDELNLSLVKKTEVYNSIVRDIKRISGENCELEEKNKQLEESLNYEEHEIIKLQDSILTEEKEKENLTKQLGDSNRNLETRKIAKDDLKNSFDEINKELKTIDRQHIELKESLFKVGGRLERLKTSQDTYINKLFEQYDMTLVQALEIKDEDLDIDRKFLESLKREIRSLGNINIDSIKEYEEIKERYDFYSEQKQDLEESMEEIEKLIHTLEENMKSEFEIKFEEISKNFKYVYKRLFGGGCGELTILDKENLLESDILITAQPPGKKMKNLNLLSGGEKALTAISILFAILITKPTPFCILDEIEAPLDDANIFRFGEFLKDLSKETQFISVTHRRGTMEAADYIYGVTMQEKAISKVISLKLKEAQEITDII
- a CDS encoding CD1247 N-terminal domain-containing protein → MKHLYEEVAYLKGLAEGLEISAESKEGKMIHKIVDALEVFADAIVTLDEEQEELQDFVESIDEDLADLEEDIADMEEDLYEEDDDEDDEDFSYIEMECPNCGELVEIDEDLLYDDEVDVVCPDCKAVILSSEDDCDDDCTCGGCSSYDDRE
- the ftsY gene encoding signal recognition particle-docking protein FtsY encodes the protein MLKKLFGFGKDKEKEIEKKDAEEEIEVEDSVDNLENLEETIFSGFEEEVIDKVEDVEEKNEESVNNEGTEEIENFEKIEVEMDSNGKEVENISNNDSQEEIVEELENYDEIESKEIEDKEDKKVNLFERLKQGLTKAKQGITDRIDEVLKSYTKIDEELLEDLEEILITADVGVNTTMDIIERLRDKIKQKGITEPIKVREELKSIVEDILTNENSTLDIEPAPCIILMVGVNGVGKTTTIGKLANRYKKDGKKVLLAAADTFRAAATEQLEIWANRTNVDIIKHQEGADPGAVVFDAIKAAKARKTDVLICDTAGRLHNKANLMNELGKVFKIVDREFPEAKREVLLVVDATTGQNAVVQAKTFKEVADITGIVLTKLDGTAKGGVVLAVKSEVDVPVKLIGVGESVEDLQDFNAKSFSDALFGN
- a CDS encoding KH domain-containing protein; this translates as MKELVVDIAKALVDNPDSVVVEEFEDNDGIVLKLTVAQEDMGKVIGKQGRIAKAIRTVVRSVANRENIKVSLEIV
- the ylxM gene encoding YlxM family DNA-binding protein, with translation MNIEKMVEIGLLFEQYKELLTDKQKEIVALYYEEDYSLGEISENLNVSRQGVYDTLKRSEKILRDYEEKLHLVSKIQEQEKNIKIIKDKIIDIKEDLLHNKDCANLIPKLENIEDVCREMIK
- the rimM gene encoding ribosome maturation factor RimM (Essential for efficient processing of 16S rRNA), whose amino-acid sequence is MKEKLTHFKVGQIVNTQGLKGEVRVYPLTDDIERFDELKDFYLGKDLNNKLAVEKVRYKGSMVIMKIKGIDSIEKAEKLKNKFMYVAREDSRELEEGEFFIADMIGMEVLTVDGKYVGILEDVLQYSANDVYVVKGEEDKEFMIPAIKKFVPTIDIDERKMIIDPIKGMID
- the ffh gene encoding signal recognition particle protein; amino-acid sequence: MIFEGLSDKLQGAFSKLKSKGKLTEVDVKNAMREVKLALLEADVNFKVVKDFIKKVQERCVGQEVMQSLTPAQHVIKIVNEELTSLMGDVQSKVMISSKPPTILMMVGLQGAGKTTTAGKLGGYFKKQGKKPLLVACDIYRPAAIKQLQVVGEKLDIPVFNMGDKENPVNIAKAGLSHAIKNANDLVIIDTAGRLHIDEVLMDELKSIKSEVKPHEILLVVDSMTGQDAVNVAESFNEALGVDGVVLTKLDGDTRGGAALSIRAVTQKPIKFMGMGEKLDDIEPFHPDRMASRILGMGDVLSLIEKAQENIDLEKAKELEQKIKKQELDFEDFLQQMEQIQNMGPLDKILGMIPGMGNVKDQLGDVDLNGKEMKRTKAIIQSMTTYERRNPGVLNASRKKRIAKGSGTSVQDVNRLIKQLNEMKKMMKMFAGSQKSMKKRGGLGGLPFFK
- a CDS encoding elongator complex protein 3, whose amino-acid sequence is MKKRIIPIFVPHKGCPHDCIFCNQKKITGVSTDVTSEDARNIIEECLETIDKDADVEIAFFGGSFTAIDIDIQKSLLSVAKEYVEKGLVKDIRMSTRPDCIDEDILSMLKEYKTSIIELGVQSLDEKVLLDSIRGHQSEIVYKSSKMIKNSGIKLGLQMMIGLPADTEEKCIFTAKKFVELKPDCVRVYPTLVVKDTGLEKLMEQNKYNPFTLEESVNIVKKVLVLFYVNNINVIRVGLQATDDIQIGKAVLAGPYHPAFRELVEADMIKDYLEFVIFQNKNIKQMLVKSNKKNISKIIGNKKTNVKYMEEKFGVLLKTQESDLDINQLEIVLDGKSLISANMRDIHRKLYDIYDL